A part of Cotesia glomerata isolate CgM1 linkage group LG4, MPM_Cglom_v2.3, whole genome shotgun sequence genomic DNA contains:
- the LOC123262835 gene encoding ubiquitin domain-containing protein 1 — protein MGGCIGITRARTASVDDTSANSTRTQSGNSRKNHPLCHEIIRWKSDVPLTEGQLRSKRDEFWDTAPAFDGRKEIWDALRAGATAAEAADYQLAQAILDGANISVPNGFLTECYDELGTRYQVPIYCLSYPINIVKEDSGRDSPADCSEPVDGGIEITLKLRLSTTLADVKLPVYSKDTIGIAKKKLQSQEGLEPSKQRWFFGGKLLGDKMHIEEAKIQPGYVIQVIVNAEKDESPTRNS, from the exons ATGGGTGGTTGCATTGGAATAACGAGGGCAAGGACTGCCTCTGTAGATGATACATCAGCTAATTCAACTAGAACACAATcag gtAATTCTCGCAAAAATCATCCACTTTGCCATGAAATAATCAGATGGAAATCGGATGTACCATTAACTGAAGGACAATTACGCAGCAAGCGCGATGAATTTTGGGATACAGCACCAGCATTTGATGGTAGAAAAGAAATATGGGATGCATTAAGGGCCGGTGCAACCGCTGCAGAAGCAGCAGATTATCAATTAGCACAAGCCATACTTGATGGCGCAAATATATCCGTACCAAATGGATTTCTAACAGAATGTTATGATGAACTAGGAACTAGATATCAAGTACCAATTTACTGTTTATCATATCcgataaatattgttaaagaAGATAGCGGTAGAGATTCACCAGCTGATTGTTCAG aaccTGTTGATGGTGGTATAGAAATCACATTAAAATTGAGACTGTCAACGACTCTTGCAGACGTTAAACTTCCGGTTTACAGTAAAGATACTATTGGAATTGCTAAAAAGAAGcttcag agTCAAGAAGGACTAGAACCTTCAAAACAAAGATGGTTCTTTGGAGGCAAATTACTTGGTGATAAAATGCACATAGAAGAAGCTAAAATACAACCCGGATATGTTATTCAAGTAATTGTTAATGCTGAAAAAGATGAGAGTCCTACGAGGAATAGTTga